One segment of Tenrec ecaudatus isolate mTenEca1 chromosome 1, mTenEca1.hap1, whole genome shotgun sequence DNA contains the following:
- the S100A1 gene encoding protein S100-A1, with product MGSELESAMETLINVFHAHSGKEGDKYKLSKKELKELLQTELTSFLDTQKDADAVDKVMKELDDNGDGEVDFQEYVVLVAALTVACNNFFWENS from the exons ATGGGTTCCGAGCTGGAGTCTGCGATGGAGACCCTTATCAACGTGTTCCACGCCCACTCGGGCAAGGAAGGGGACAAGTACAAGCTGAGCAAGAAGGAGCTGAAGGAGCTGCTGCAGACTGAGCTCACTAGCTTCCTGGAT ACCCAGAAGGATGCGGATGCTGTGGACAAGGTGATGAAGGAGCTGGATGACAACGGAGACGGGGAGGTGGACTTCCAGGAGTATGTGGTGCTGGTAGCCGCCCTCACTGTGGCTTGTAACAACTTCTTCTGGGAGAACAGTTGA
- the CHTOP gene encoding chromatin target of PRMT1 protein isoform X3: MEPGWPPCPGLGDDWEAGDCGLAEGALAAGSRIDSMAAAWFRWVPGFGLNPNGGPGATACCRLSGSSLPDSRDLKMAAQSAPKVVLKSTTKMSLNERFTNMLKNKQPMPVTIRASMQQQQQLASARNRRLAQQMENRPSVQAALKLKQVVLLARWSCMKRQTWNYGYVRNGREGGLTFVFTS, from the exons ATGGAGCCCGGCTGGCCGCCTTGCCCGGGCTTGGGGGACGATTGGGAAGCTGGCGACTGTGGGCTCGCGGAAGGCGCGCTGGCGGCCGGGAgtcgaattgactcgatggcagcggctTGGTTTCGGTGGGTCCCGGGCTTTGGCTTGAACCCGAATGGCGGCCCTGGAGCTACAGCGTGCTGCAGGCTCTCGGGGAGCTCACTCCCAG ATTCTCGAGATTTGAAGATGGCTGCACAGTCAGCTCCGAAAGTTGTGCTAAAGAGCACCACCAAGATGTCTCTAAATGAGCG CTTTACTAATATGCTGAAGAACAAACAGCCGATGCCAGTGACTATTCGCGCTTCGATGCAGCAACAACAGCAGCTAGCCAGCGCCAGAAACAGAAGACTGGCCCAGCAGATGGAGAATAGACCCTCTGTCCAGGCAGCACTAAAACTTAAGCAG GTGGTTCTACTGGCTCGGTGGAGCTGTATGAAAAGACAGACGTGGAATTACGGATATGTGAGAAATGGAAGGGAAGGAGGTTTGACTTTTGTGTTTACATCTTAA
- the CHTOP gene encoding chromatin target of PRMT1 protein isoform X1: protein MAAQSAPKVVLKSTTKMSLNERFTNMLKNKQPMPVTIRASMQQQQQLASARNRRLAQQMENRPSVQAALKLKQKSLKQRLGKSNIQARLGRPIGALARGAIGGRGLPIIQRGLPRGALRGGRATRTLLRGGMSLRGQSLLRGGRAVAPRMGLRRGGVRGRGGPGRGGLGRGAMGRGGISGRGRGIIGRGRGAFGGRGRGRGRGRGALSRPVLTKEQLDNQLDAYMSKTKGHLDAELDAYMAQTDPEAND, encoded by the exons ATGGCTGCACAGTCAGCTCCGAAAGTTGTGCTAAAGAGCACCACCAAGATGTCTCTAAATGAGCG CTTTACTAATATGCTGAAGAACAAACAGCCGATGCCAGTGACTATTCGCGCTTCGATGCAGCAACAACAGCAGCTAGCCAGCGCCAGAAACAGAAGACTGGCCCAGCAGATGGAGAATAGACCCTCTGTCCAGGCAGCACTAAAACTTAAGCAG AAGAGCTTAAAGCAGCGCCTGGGTAAGAGTAACATCCAGGCACGACTAGGCCGGCCCATAGGGGCCCTGGCCAGGGGAGCAATCGGAGGACGAGGCCTGCCCATAATCCAGAGAGGCTTACCCAGAGGAGCACTGCGTGGGGGAAGAGCCACAAGAACCCTGCTGAGGGGCGGGATGTCGCTCCGAG GTCAAAGCCTGCTCCGCGGTGGACGAGCCGTAGCTCCCCGAATGGGCTTAAGAAGAGGTGGTGTTCGAGGCCGTGGAGGTCCCGGGAGAGGGGGCCTAGGGCGTGGAGCTATGGGTCGTGGCGGAATCAGTGGTAGAG GTCGGGGTATAATAGGTCGGGGAAGAGGGGCCTTTGGAGGACGAGGCCGTGGACGAGGACGAGGACGAGGGGCCCTTTCTCGACCTGTGCTGACCAAGGAGCAGCTGGACAACCAGTTAGATGCCTACATGTCAaaaacgaaaggacacttggatgCTGAGTTGGATGCCTACATGGCACAGACAGATCCAGAAGCCAATGATTGA
- the CHTOP gene encoding chromatin target of PRMT1 protein isoform X2 yields MAAQSAPKVVLKSTTKMSLNERFTNMLKNKQPMPVTIRASMQQQQQLASARNRRLAQQMENRPSVQAALKLKQSLKQRLGKSNIQARLGRPIGALARGAIGGRGLPIIQRGLPRGALRGGRATRTLLRGGMSLRGQSLLRGGRAVAPRMGLRRGGVRGRGGPGRGGLGRGAMGRGGISGRGRGIIGRGRGAFGGRGRGRGRGRGALSRPVLTKEQLDNQLDAYMSKTKGHLDAELDAYMAQTDPEAND; encoded by the exons ATGGCTGCACAGTCAGCTCCGAAAGTTGTGCTAAAGAGCACCACCAAGATGTCTCTAAATGAGCG CTTTACTAATATGCTGAAGAACAAACAGCCGATGCCAGTGACTATTCGCGCTTCGATGCAGCAACAACAGCAGCTAGCCAGCGCCAGAAACAGAAGACTGGCCCAGCAGATGGAGAATAGACCCTCTGTCCAGGCAGCACTAAAACTTAAGCAG AGCTTAAAGCAGCGCCTGGGTAAGAGTAACATCCAGGCACGACTAGGCCGGCCCATAGGGGCCCTGGCCAGGGGAGCAATCGGAGGACGAGGCCTGCCCATAATCCAGAGAGGCTTACCCAGAGGAGCACTGCGTGGGGGAAGAGCCACAAGAACCCTGCTGAGGGGCGGGATGTCGCTCCGAG GTCAAAGCCTGCTCCGCGGTGGACGAGCCGTAGCTCCCCGAATGGGCTTAAGAAGAGGTGGTGTTCGAGGCCGTGGAGGTCCCGGGAGAGGGGGCCTAGGGCGTGGAGCTATGGGTCGTGGCGGAATCAGTGGTAGAG GTCGGGGTATAATAGGTCGGGGAAGAGGGGCCTTTGGAGGACGAGGCCGTGGACGAGGACGAGGACGAGGGGCCCTTTCTCGACCTGTGCTGACCAAGGAGCAGCTGGACAACCAGTTAGATGCCTACATGTCAaaaacgaaaggacacttggatgCTGAGTTGGATGCCTACATGGCACAGACAGATCCAGAAGCCAATGATTGA